The following coding sequences lie in one Arachis stenosperma cultivar V10309 chromosome 5, arast.V10309.gnm1.PFL2, whole genome shotgun sequence genomic window:
- the LOC130981980 gene encoding uncharacterized protein LOC130981980 isoform X2, with protein MPRKKRIKNPLKFVDERENNNASRSLQPPAPAAFEDTTSVEASEAPSQAPSQVVANSISSDGATRCSNSKSSSAWNVEIIDSTNVKKKAKIKVKDVCNLPRGDRVIVEVDEEGAAYGEAQGLLAGYCGILATNARIFPISFEKWSGQENGGMPKSFKDECFDTMIKPHFHFTSTEKIAYRYCIQSIAKKWATYRQRLWNEFYDPTMRREALVNNVPDDVPRDQWACFVNYRLKPSTVELCMKNKENRSKQTIPHTCGSKSNSRRRHEMYLETGKKPSRGMMYIETHKRKDGSFVNNKALTIVIRLWPEHSGRVRCMGMGAAPTNTFRNVRSRLNGMTISTNSAVSSSPTTAAILQEKINNLEFDLHNSQQKVISLESKLQQSFDMMKAYLMMKEGGIPEALVGFFSAREANDAESEPTTPFDARRSVGDSNGHPKTNT; from the exons ATGCCAAGGAAAAAACGCATAAAAAATCCATTGAAGTTTGTAGATGAGAGGGAAAATAACAATGCTTCTCGTTCACTTCAACCTCCAGCACCAGCAGCATTTGAAGATACCACTAGTGTAGAGGCTAGTGAGGCTCCTTCTCAAGCTCCTTCTCAAGTCGTTGCAAATTCCATTTCATCTGATGGAGCCACACGTTGTTCTAACTCAAAGTCTTCATCTGCTTGGAATGTGGAGATAATTG aCTCTACAAATGTGAAGAAGAAGGCTAAGATCAAAGTCAAGGATGTTTGCAACTTACCTAGAGGAGATCGTGTAATTGTAGAGGTTGACGAAGAGGGTGCGGCATATGGCGAAGCACAAGGTTTACTTGCTGGCTATTGTGGTATATTAGCAACTAATGCACGTATCTTTCCAATTAGCTTTGAAAAGTGGTCAGGACAAGAAAATGGTGGCATGCCTAAGTCTTTCAAGGATGAGTGCTTTGATACAATGATAAAG CCCCACTTCCATTTTACAAGCACAGAAAAGATTGCCTACAGGTATTGCATTCAAAGTATTGCAAAGAAGTGGGCAACATATAGGCAAAGATTGTGGAATGAGTTCTATGATCCAACCATGAGAAGAGAAGCATTGGTGAACAATGTGCCTGATGATGTTCCAAGAGATCAATGGGCTTGCTTTGTCAATTATCGACTAAAACCGTCTACAGTT gagctttgcatgaaaaataaggaaaatcgAAGCAAGCAAACCATTCCTCACACTTGTGGATCTAAATCCAACTCTCGGAGGCGACATGAGATG tacttgGAAACAGGAAAGAAGCCTAGTAGAGGAATGATGTACATCGAAACACATAAGAGGAAGGATGGATCTTTTGTAAATAACAAGGCATTAACTATAGTG ATCCGTCTCTGGCCTGAACACTCTGGGAGAGTTCGTTGCATGGGCATGGGAGCAGCGCCTACAAATACCTTTAGGAATGTGAGAAGCCGGCTTAATGGGATGACCATCTCCACTAATTCAGCTGTATCTTCTTCGCCTACTACTGCTGCAATTTTACAGGAAAAGATCAATAATTTGGAGTTTGACTTACATAATTCACAGCAAAAGGTCATTAGTCTAGAGTCTAAGTTGCAGCAATCATTTGATATGATGAAAGCATATCTAATGATGAAGGAAGGAGGAATTCCCGAAGCACTTGTTGGCTTCTTTTCTGCCCGCGAG GCTAATGATGCTGAAAGTGAGCCTACTACTCCCTTTGATGCTAGAAGATCAGTTGGTGATAGCAACGGACATCCGAAGACAAATACTTGA
- the LOC130981980 gene encoding uncharacterized protein LOC130981980 isoform X1 — protein sequence MHVTVTFIVFWLLSLIKVMPRKKRIKNPLKFVDERENNNASRSLQPPAPAAFEDTTSVEASEAPSQAPSQVVANSISSDGATRCSNSKSSSAWNVEIIDSTNVKKKAKIKVKDVCNLPRGDRVIVEVDEEGAAYGEAQGLLAGYCGILATNARIFPISFEKWSGQENGGMPKSFKDECFDTMIKPHFHFTSTEKIAYRYCIQSIAKKWATYRQRLWNEFYDPTMRREALVNNVPDDVPRDQWACFVNYRLKPSTVELCMKNKENRSKQTIPHTCGSKSNSRRRHEMYLETGKKPSRGMMYIETHKRKDGSFVNNKALTIVIRLWPEHSGRVRCMGMGAAPTNTFRNVRSRLNGMTISTNSAVSSSPTTAAILQEKINNLEFDLHNSQQKVISLESKLQQSFDMMKAYLMMKEGGIPEALVGFFSAREANDAESEPTTPFDARRSVGDSNGHPKTNT from the exons ATGCATGTCACCGtcacttttattgttttctggCTCCTTTCTTTAATAAAAG TCATGCCAAGGAAAAAACGCATAAAAAATCCATTGAAGTTTGTAGATGAGAGGGAAAATAACAATGCTTCTCGTTCACTTCAACCTCCAGCACCAGCAGCATTTGAAGATACCACTAGTGTAGAGGCTAGTGAGGCTCCTTCTCAAGCTCCTTCTCAAGTCGTTGCAAATTCCATTTCATCTGATGGAGCCACACGTTGTTCTAACTCAAAGTCTTCATCTGCTTGGAATGTGGAGATAATTG aCTCTACAAATGTGAAGAAGAAGGCTAAGATCAAAGTCAAGGATGTTTGCAACTTACCTAGAGGAGATCGTGTAATTGTAGAGGTTGACGAAGAGGGTGCGGCATATGGCGAAGCACAAGGTTTACTTGCTGGCTATTGTGGTATATTAGCAACTAATGCACGTATCTTTCCAATTAGCTTTGAAAAGTGGTCAGGACAAGAAAATGGTGGCATGCCTAAGTCTTTCAAGGATGAGTGCTTTGATACAATGATAAAG CCCCACTTCCATTTTACAAGCACAGAAAAGATTGCCTACAGGTATTGCATTCAAAGTATTGCAAAGAAGTGGGCAACATATAGGCAAAGATTGTGGAATGAGTTCTATGATCCAACCATGAGAAGAGAAGCATTGGTGAACAATGTGCCTGATGATGTTCCAAGAGATCAATGGGCTTGCTTTGTCAATTATCGACTAAAACCGTCTACAGTT gagctttgcatgaaaaataaggaaaatcgAAGCAAGCAAACCATTCCTCACACTTGTGGATCTAAATCCAACTCTCGGAGGCGACATGAGATG tacttgGAAACAGGAAAGAAGCCTAGTAGAGGAATGATGTACATCGAAACACATAAGAGGAAGGATGGATCTTTTGTAAATAACAAGGCATTAACTATAGTG ATCCGTCTCTGGCCTGAACACTCTGGGAGAGTTCGTTGCATGGGCATGGGAGCAGCGCCTACAAATACCTTTAGGAATGTGAGAAGCCGGCTTAATGGGATGACCATCTCCACTAATTCAGCTGTATCTTCTTCGCCTACTACTGCTGCAATTTTACAGGAAAAGATCAATAATTTGGAGTTTGACTTACATAATTCACAGCAAAAGGTCATTAGTCTAGAGTCTAAGTTGCAGCAATCATTTGATATGATGAAAGCATATCTAATGATGAAGGAAGGAGGAATTCCCGAAGCACTTGTTGGCTTCTTTTCTGCCCGCGAG GCTAATGATGCTGAAAGTGAGCCTACTACTCCCTTTGATGCTAGAAGATCAGTTGGTGATAGCAACGGACATCCGAAGACAAATACTTGA
- the LOC130981980 gene encoding uncharacterized protein LOC130981980 isoform X3 yields the protein MHVTVTFIVFWLLSLIKVMPRKKRIKNPLKFVDERENNNASRSLQPPAPAAFEDTTSVEASEAPSQAPSQVVANSISSDGATRCSNSKSSSAWNVEIIDSTNVKKKAKIKVKDVCNLPRGDRVIVEVDEEGAAYGEAQGLLAGYCGILATNARIFPISFEKWSGQENGGMPKSFKDECFDTMIKPHFHFTSTEKIAYRYCIQSIAKKWATYRQRLWNEFYDPTMRREALVNNVPDDVPRDQWACFVNYRLKPSTVELCMKNKENRSKQTIPHTCGSKSNSRRRHEMYLETGKKPSRGMMYIETHKRKDGSFVNNKALTIVEQIELNMTPSNTQFEVSPNDAVGKVLGPEPVTDPENLISGGKICIT from the exons ATGCATGTCACCGtcacttttattgttttctggCTCCTTTCTTTAATAAAAG TCATGCCAAGGAAAAAACGCATAAAAAATCCATTGAAGTTTGTAGATGAGAGGGAAAATAACAATGCTTCTCGTTCACTTCAACCTCCAGCACCAGCAGCATTTGAAGATACCACTAGTGTAGAGGCTAGTGAGGCTCCTTCTCAAGCTCCTTCTCAAGTCGTTGCAAATTCCATTTCATCTGATGGAGCCACACGTTGTTCTAACTCAAAGTCTTCATCTGCTTGGAATGTGGAGATAATTG aCTCTACAAATGTGAAGAAGAAGGCTAAGATCAAAGTCAAGGATGTTTGCAACTTACCTAGAGGAGATCGTGTAATTGTAGAGGTTGACGAAGAGGGTGCGGCATATGGCGAAGCACAAGGTTTACTTGCTGGCTATTGTGGTATATTAGCAACTAATGCACGTATCTTTCCAATTAGCTTTGAAAAGTGGTCAGGACAAGAAAATGGTGGCATGCCTAAGTCTTTCAAGGATGAGTGCTTTGATACAATGATAAAG CCCCACTTCCATTTTACAAGCACAGAAAAGATTGCCTACAGGTATTGCATTCAAAGTATTGCAAAGAAGTGGGCAACATATAGGCAAAGATTGTGGAATGAGTTCTATGATCCAACCATGAGAAGAGAAGCATTGGTGAACAATGTGCCTGATGATGTTCCAAGAGATCAATGGGCTTGCTTTGTCAATTATCGACTAAAACCGTCTACAGTT gagctttgcatgaaaaataaggaaaatcgAAGCAAGCAAACCATTCCTCACACTTGTGGATCTAAATCCAACTCTCGGAGGCGACATGAGATG tacttgGAAACAGGAAAGAAGCCTAGTAGAGGAATGATGTACATCGAAACACATAAGAGGAAGGATGGATCTTTTGTAAATAACAAGGCATTAACTATAGTG GAACAAATTGAGCTGAATATGACACCGTCAAATACACAATTTGAGGTGTCCCCTAATGATGCTGTTGGTAAAGTTTTGGGGCCTGAACCAGTGACGGATCCAGAAAATTTGATTAGTGGGGGCAAAATATGTATAAcatga